In the Drosophila takahashii strain IR98-3 E-12201 chromosome 3R, DtakHiC1v2, whole genome shotgun sequence genome, one interval contains:
- the LOC108054913 gene encoding uncharacterized protein → MSSWVVSTTELYDCGANGPTSSSATSSQHTRLILLVWHNLAEKCQKFGSFLRRETNKPLPKELRRSLRLNKSARRKGYRSCESEADKRLMKERLNEPVNISIRMGPAYDYRPSNM, encoded by the exons ATGTCGTCGTGGGTTGTATCCACCACCGAGCTGTACGATTGCGGTGCCAATGGGCCAACATCATCCTCAGCCACATCCTCGCAACACACCCGACTGATCCTGCTGGTCTGGCATAACCTGGCCGAGAAATGCCAGAAATTTGGTAGTTTCCTAAGACGCGAGACGAATAAGCCGCTACCCAAAGAACTGAGACGATCGTTACGTCTTAACAAATCGGCCCGCCGGAAAGGCTATCGGAGTTGCGAGAGCGAGGCAGATAAACG GCTGATGAAAGAGCGTTTAAACGAGCCCGTCAACATATCCATACGCATGGGACCAGCCTACGACTATAGACCGTCGAACATGTAA
- the cu gene encoding nocturnin isoform X6, whose amino-acid sequence MNLISTIVYLLVAFYKFVKKFLMGSFNSAPKINNVDSQDDGLELPTGLSTSALLQHVQQLRGGGIEQPSLLTRGFLKPLLVDEDVADGLRCLQLNSVSRVCSAPVEGEASQNIRLLQWNILSQTLGQHNDGFVRCPEEALTWEHRKYLIVQEILQNQPDVICLQEVDHFKFLQTVLGSQNYEGIFFPKPDSPCLYIEQNNGPDGCAIFYKRDKLQLQGYDTRILEVWRVQSNQVAIAARLRMRSSGREFCVATTHLKARHGALLAKLRNEQGRDLIRFVKQFAGETPLLLCGDFNAEPVEPIYATILGCDLLRLGSAYADVKLDREKILQPSEDVGEFVAESMKREPPYTTWKIREEGEECHTIDYVFYTPDRLKIKNCLDFPEGEQIGKNRTPSYQYPSDHFSLVCDFELLPSMENGKESASDEENGTEGSKHGTIR is encoded by the exons ATGAACTTGATTTCCAcaattgtttatttactaGTGGCATTCTACAAATTCGTCAAGAAGTTCCT AATGGGCTCGTTCAACTCGGCTCCAAAGATCAACAACGTGGACTCCCAGGACGATGGCCTGGAATTGCCCACGGGTCTGAGCACCTCGGCCCTCCTTCAGCATGTCCAGCAATTGAGGGGTGGTGGCATCGAGCAGCCCTCGCTGCTCACCCGCGGCTTCCTGAAACCGCTCCTGGTGGATGAGGATGTCGCCGACGGACTGCGATGCCTCCAGCTGAACTCCGTGTCGAGGG TTTGCAGTGCGCCAGTTGAGGGCGAGGCCTCGCAAAACATTCGATTGCTGCAATGGAACATTCTATCGCAAA CTCTCGGCCAACACAACGATGGATTTGTGCGCTGTCCCGAGGAGGCGCTCACCTGGGAGCACCGCAAGTACCTGATTGTCCAGGAGATCCTGCAGAACCAGCCCGATGTGATTTGTCTGCAA GAAGTAGACCACTTCAAGTTCCTGCAGACCGTGTTGGGTAGCCAGAATTACGAGGGCATCTTCTTCCCGAAGCCCGATTCTCCGTGTCTGTATATCGAGCAGAACAACGGACCCGATGGCTGTGCCATTTTCTACAAGCGGGATAAACTGCAGCTGCAGGGCTACGATACCAGGATCCTGGAAGTGTGGCGGGTGCAGAGCAACCAGGTGGCCATCGCCGCCCGGCTGCGAATGCGATCCAGTGGTCGAGAATTCTGTGTGGCCACCACCCATTTGAAGGCCCGCCACGGCGCCCTCTTGGCCAAGTTGCGTAATGAACAGGGCCGGGATCTCATCCGGTTCGTGAAGCAATTTGCCGGCGAGACGCCGCTCCTCCTGTGCGGCGATTTCAACGCTGAACCAGTGGAACCGATCTACGCCACGATCCTGGGATGCGATCTTCTCCGTTTGGGCAGTGCCTATGCCGATGTGAAGCTGGACCGCGAGAAGATTCTCCAGCCCAGCGAGGATGTGGGCGAGTTCGTGGCGGAATCGATGAAACGGGAGCCACCCTATACCACCTGGAAGATTCGCGAGGAGGGCGAGGAGTGCCACACCATCGACTACGTCTTCTACACCCCCGATCGCCTTaag ATCAAAAACTGTCTAGACTTTCCCGAAGGAGAGCAAATTGGCAAGAACCGCACACCCAGCTACCAATATCCATCGGATCACTTTTCTCTCGTCTGCGATTTCGAGCTGCTACCTTCGATGGAAAACGGAAAGGAAAGCGCCAGCGATGAGGAAAATGGAACGGAGGGCAGCAAACATGGAACCATTCGATAG
- the cu gene encoding nocturnin isoform X3: MNLISTIVYLLVAFYKFVKKFLKGKMEKFYTSQRHSHSLFIFSIILRKILYRKPDALMGSFNSAPKINNVDSQDDGLELPTGLSTSALLQHVQQLRGGGIEQPSLLTRGFLKPLLVDEDVADGLRCLQLNSVSRVCSAPVEGEASQNIRLLQWNILSQTLGQHNDGFVRCPEEALTWEHRKYLIVQEILQNQPDVICLQEVDHFKFLQTVLGSQNYEGIFFPKPDSPCLYIEQNNGPDGCAIFYKRDKLQLQGYDTRILEVWRVQSNQVAIAARLRMRSSGREFCVATTHLKARHGALLAKLRNEQGRDLIRFVKQFAGETPLLLCGDFNAEPVEPIYATILGCDLLRLGSAYADVKLDREKILQPSEDVGEFVAESMKREPPYTTWKIREEGEECHTIDYVFYTPDRLKIKNCLDFPEGEQIGKNRTPSYQYPSDHFSLVCDFELLPSMENGKESASDEENGTEGSKHGTIR; the protein is encoded by the exons ATGAACTTGATTTCCAcaattgtttatttactaGTGGCATTCTACAAATTCGTCAAGAAGTTCCT caaggggaaaatggaaaaattttaTACGAGTCAGCGTCATAGTCATAGCCTATTCATTTTCAGCATAATACTGAGAAAAATTCTATATAGAAAACCAGATGCGTT AATGGGCTCGTTCAACTCGGCTCCAAAGATCAACAACGTGGACTCCCAGGACGATGGCCTGGAATTGCCCACGGGTCTGAGCACCTCGGCCCTCCTTCAGCATGTCCAGCAATTGAGGGGTGGTGGCATCGAGCAGCCCTCGCTGCTCACCCGCGGCTTCCTGAAACCGCTCCTGGTGGATGAGGATGTCGCCGACGGACTGCGATGCCTCCAGCTGAACTCCGTGTCGAGGG TTTGCAGTGCGCCAGTTGAGGGCGAGGCCTCGCAAAACATTCGATTGCTGCAATGGAACATTCTATCGCAAA CTCTCGGCCAACACAACGATGGATTTGTGCGCTGTCCCGAGGAGGCGCTCACCTGGGAGCACCGCAAGTACCTGATTGTCCAGGAGATCCTGCAGAACCAGCCCGATGTGATTTGTCTGCAA GAAGTAGACCACTTCAAGTTCCTGCAGACCGTGTTGGGTAGCCAGAATTACGAGGGCATCTTCTTCCCGAAGCCCGATTCTCCGTGTCTGTATATCGAGCAGAACAACGGACCCGATGGCTGTGCCATTTTCTACAAGCGGGATAAACTGCAGCTGCAGGGCTACGATACCAGGATCCTGGAAGTGTGGCGGGTGCAGAGCAACCAGGTGGCCATCGCCGCCCGGCTGCGAATGCGATCCAGTGGTCGAGAATTCTGTGTGGCCACCACCCATTTGAAGGCCCGCCACGGCGCCCTCTTGGCCAAGTTGCGTAATGAACAGGGCCGGGATCTCATCCGGTTCGTGAAGCAATTTGCCGGCGAGACGCCGCTCCTCCTGTGCGGCGATTTCAACGCTGAACCAGTGGAACCGATCTACGCCACGATCCTGGGATGCGATCTTCTCCGTTTGGGCAGTGCCTATGCCGATGTGAAGCTGGACCGCGAGAAGATTCTCCAGCCCAGCGAGGATGTGGGCGAGTTCGTGGCGGAATCGATGAAACGGGAGCCACCCTATACCACCTGGAAGATTCGCGAGGAGGGCGAGGAGTGCCACACCATCGACTACGTCTTCTACACCCCCGATCGCCTTaag ATCAAAAACTGTCTAGACTTTCCCGAAGGAGAGCAAATTGGCAAGAACCGCACACCCAGCTACCAATATCCATCGGATCACTTTTCTCTCGTCTGCGATTTCGAGCTGCTACCTTCGATGGAAAACGGAAAGGAAAGCGCCAGCGATGAGGAAAATGGAACGGAGGGCAGCAAACATGGAACCATTCGATAG
- the cu gene encoding nocturnin isoform X1 — MDQKSGVRENYGHRRQPALGKAMPVTALLLNLEVNPLDYRRSDGGSDQVPEEDDKPPQLFSVTDEPPSPNEDEDSGPPNHYAEDKKLAGDSQRVIPCSNCLQSAPDHLIDRPSAINEMCQRLCGPECRRPQGLTLDGFRQDFLRQYEIAEAVAKTSAMTSTVQMKQRLAARKLEIGKEMDDQLGVASPHIDINLGQSSSSAAVSAGEFEFEPPRDLLLYLVRMGSFNSAPKINNVDSQDDGLELPTGLSTSALLQHVQQLRGGGIEQPSLLTRGFLKPLLVDEDVADGLRCLQLNSVSRVCSAPVEGEASQNIRLLQWNILSQTLGQHNDGFVRCPEEALTWEHRKYLIVQEILQNQPDVICLQEVDHFKFLQTVLGSQNYEGIFFPKPDSPCLYIEQNNGPDGCAIFYKRDKLQLQGYDTRILEVWRVQSNQVAIAARLRMRSSGREFCVATTHLKARHGALLAKLRNEQGRDLIRFVKQFAGETPLLLCGDFNAEPVEPIYATILGCDLLRLGSAYADVKLDREKILQPSEDVGEFVAESMKREPPYTTWKIREEGEECHTIDYVFYTPDRLKIKNCLDFPEGEQIGKNRTPSYQYPSDHFSLVCDFELLPSMENGKESASDEENGTEGSKHGTIR, encoded by the exons ATGGATCAAAAGAGTGGAGTACGTGAAAACTATGGCCATCGTCGTCAGCCAGCCTTGGGCAAGGCCATGCCAGTGACGGCacttttattgaatttggAGGTGAATCCTTTGGATTACCGAAGAAGTGATGGTGGATCAGATCAGGTGCCAGAAGAAGATGATAAACCGCCGCAGTTGTTTAGCGTAACCGATGAGCCGCCTTCGCCCAACGAAGACGAGGACTCTGGGCCACCCAATCACTATGCGGAAGATAAAAAACTGGCTGGTGATTCGCAAAGGGTTATACCCTGTTCGAACTGCCTGCAATCGGCACCCGATCACCTGATCGATCGCCCCTCTGCCATCAATGAGATGTGCCAGCGACTGTGTGGTCCCGAGTGCAGACGACCCCAAGGCCTCACGCTCGACGGTTTTCGCCAGGATTTCCTCAGGCAGTACGAGATCGCGGAAGCTGTGGCCAAGACCTCGGCCATGACCTCCACCGTTCAGATGAAACAGCGCCTGGCGGCGCGAAAACTGGAAATCGGCAAGGAAATGGATGATCAGCTGGGCGTGGCCAGCCCCCATATCGATATCAATCTCGGCCAGAGCTCCAGTTCCGCTGCAGTTTCAGCTGGAGAGTTTGAGTTTGAGCCGCCCCGCGATCTGCTCTTGTATCTGGTGAG AATGGGCTCGTTCAACTCGGCTCCAAAGATCAACAACGTGGACTCCCAGGACGATGGCCTGGAATTGCCCACGGGTCTGAGCACCTCGGCCCTCCTTCAGCATGTCCAGCAATTGAGGGGTGGTGGCATCGAGCAGCCCTCGCTGCTCACCCGCGGCTTCCTGAAACCGCTCCTGGTGGATGAGGATGTCGCCGACGGACTGCGATGCCTCCAGCTGAACTCCGTGTCGAGGG TTTGCAGTGCGCCAGTTGAGGGCGAGGCCTCGCAAAACATTCGATTGCTGCAATGGAACATTCTATCGCAAA CTCTCGGCCAACACAACGATGGATTTGTGCGCTGTCCCGAGGAGGCGCTCACCTGGGAGCACCGCAAGTACCTGATTGTCCAGGAGATCCTGCAGAACCAGCCCGATGTGATTTGTCTGCAA GAAGTAGACCACTTCAAGTTCCTGCAGACCGTGTTGGGTAGCCAGAATTACGAGGGCATCTTCTTCCCGAAGCCCGATTCTCCGTGTCTGTATATCGAGCAGAACAACGGACCCGATGGCTGTGCCATTTTCTACAAGCGGGATAAACTGCAGCTGCAGGGCTACGATACCAGGATCCTGGAAGTGTGGCGGGTGCAGAGCAACCAGGTGGCCATCGCCGCCCGGCTGCGAATGCGATCCAGTGGTCGAGAATTCTGTGTGGCCACCACCCATTTGAAGGCCCGCCACGGCGCCCTCTTGGCCAAGTTGCGTAATGAACAGGGCCGGGATCTCATCCGGTTCGTGAAGCAATTTGCCGGCGAGACGCCGCTCCTCCTGTGCGGCGATTTCAACGCTGAACCAGTGGAACCGATCTACGCCACGATCCTGGGATGCGATCTTCTCCGTTTGGGCAGTGCCTATGCCGATGTGAAGCTGGACCGCGAGAAGATTCTCCAGCCCAGCGAGGATGTGGGCGAGTTCGTGGCGGAATCGATGAAACGGGAGCCACCCTATACCACCTGGAAGATTCGCGAGGAGGGCGAGGAGTGCCACACCATCGACTACGTCTTCTACACCCCCGATCGCCTTaag ATCAAAAACTGTCTAGACTTTCCCGAAGGAGAGCAAATTGGCAAGAACCGCACACCCAGCTACCAATATCCATCGGATCACTTTTCTCTCGTCTGCGATTTCGAGCTGCTACCTTCGATGGAAAACGGAAAGGAAAGCGCCAGCGATGAGGAAAATGGAACGGAGGGCAGCAAACATGGAACCATTCGATAG
- the cu gene encoding nocturnin isoform X5 produces the protein MEFLMKTSRLIVTSKTFARRVAVPIPRMGSFNSAPKINNVDSQDDGLELPTGLSTSALLQHVQQLRGGGIEQPSLLTRGFLKPLLVDEDVADGLRCLQLNSVSRVCSAPVEGEASQNIRLLQWNILSQTLGQHNDGFVRCPEEALTWEHRKYLIVQEILQNQPDVICLQEVDHFKFLQTVLGSQNYEGIFFPKPDSPCLYIEQNNGPDGCAIFYKRDKLQLQGYDTRILEVWRVQSNQVAIAARLRMRSSGREFCVATTHLKARHGALLAKLRNEQGRDLIRFVKQFAGETPLLLCGDFNAEPVEPIYATILGCDLLRLGSAYADVKLDREKILQPSEDVGEFVAESMKREPPYTTWKIREEGEECHTIDYVFYTPDRLKIKNCLDFPEGEQIGKNRTPSYQYPSDHFSLVCDFELLPSMENGKESASDEENGTEGSKHGTIR, from the exons ATGGAGTTTCTAATGAAAACGTCGCGATTGATCGTCACATCGAAGACGTTCGCGAGACGTGTGGCCGTGCCGATTCCCAG AATGGGCTCGTTCAACTCGGCTCCAAAGATCAACAACGTGGACTCCCAGGACGATGGCCTGGAATTGCCCACGGGTCTGAGCACCTCGGCCCTCCTTCAGCATGTCCAGCAATTGAGGGGTGGTGGCATCGAGCAGCCCTCGCTGCTCACCCGCGGCTTCCTGAAACCGCTCCTGGTGGATGAGGATGTCGCCGACGGACTGCGATGCCTCCAGCTGAACTCCGTGTCGAGGG TTTGCAGTGCGCCAGTTGAGGGCGAGGCCTCGCAAAACATTCGATTGCTGCAATGGAACATTCTATCGCAAA CTCTCGGCCAACACAACGATGGATTTGTGCGCTGTCCCGAGGAGGCGCTCACCTGGGAGCACCGCAAGTACCTGATTGTCCAGGAGATCCTGCAGAACCAGCCCGATGTGATTTGTCTGCAA GAAGTAGACCACTTCAAGTTCCTGCAGACCGTGTTGGGTAGCCAGAATTACGAGGGCATCTTCTTCCCGAAGCCCGATTCTCCGTGTCTGTATATCGAGCAGAACAACGGACCCGATGGCTGTGCCATTTTCTACAAGCGGGATAAACTGCAGCTGCAGGGCTACGATACCAGGATCCTGGAAGTGTGGCGGGTGCAGAGCAACCAGGTGGCCATCGCCGCCCGGCTGCGAATGCGATCCAGTGGTCGAGAATTCTGTGTGGCCACCACCCATTTGAAGGCCCGCCACGGCGCCCTCTTGGCCAAGTTGCGTAATGAACAGGGCCGGGATCTCATCCGGTTCGTGAAGCAATTTGCCGGCGAGACGCCGCTCCTCCTGTGCGGCGATTTCAACGCTGAACCAGTGGAACCGATCTACGCCACGATCCTGGGATGCGATCTTCTCCGTTTGGGCAGTGCCTATGCCGATGTGAAGCTGGACCGCGAGAAGATTCTCCAGCCCAGCGAGGATGTGGGCGAGTTCGTGGCGGAATCGATGAAACGGGAGCCACCCTATACCACCTGGAAGATTCGCGAGGAGGGCGAGGAGTGCCACACCATCGACTACGTCTTCTACACCCCCGATCGCCTTaag ATCAAAAACTGTCTAGACTTTCCCGAAGGAGAGCAAATTGGCAAGAACCGCACACCCAGCTACCAATATCCATCGGATCACTTTTCTCTCGTCTGCGATTTCGAGCTGCTACCTTCGATGGAAAACGGAAAGGAAAGCGCCAGCGATGAGGAAAATGGAACGGAGGGCAGCAAACATGGAACCATTCGATAG
- the cu gene encoding nocturnin isoform X2, which translates to MEFLMKTSRLIVTSKTFARRVAVPIPSKGKMEKFYTSQRHSHSLFIFSIILRKILYRKPDALMGSFNSAPKINNVDSQDDGLELPTGLSTSALLQHVQQLRGGGIEQPSLLTRGFLKPLLVDEDVADGLRCLQLNSVSRVCSAPVEGEASQNIRLLQWNILSQTLGQHNDGFVRCPEEALTWEHRKYLIVQEILQNQPDVICLQEVDHFKFLQTVLGSQNYEGIFFPKPDSPCLYIEQNNGPDGCAIFYKRDKLQLQGYDTRILEVWRVQSNQVAIAARLRMRSSGREFCVATTHLKARHGALLAKLRNEQGRDLIRFVKQFAGETPLLLCGDFNAEPVEPIYATILGCDLLRLGSAYADVKLDREKILQPSEDVGEFVAESMKREPPYTTWKIREEGEECHTIDYVFYTPDRLKIKNCLDFPEGEQIGKNRTPSYQYPSDHFSLVCDFELLPSMENGKESASDEENGTEGSKHGTIR; encoded by the exons ATGGAGTTTCTAATGAAAACGTCGCGATTGATCGTCACATCGAAGACGTTCGCGAGACGTGTGGCCGTGCCGATTCCCAG caaggggaaaatggaaaaattttaTACGAGTCAGCGTCATAGTCATAGCCTATTCATTTTCAGCATAATACTGAGAAAAATTCTATATAGAAAACCAGATGCGTT AATGGGCTCGTTCAACTCGGCTCCAAAGATCAACAACGTGGACTCCCAGGACGATGGCCTGGAATTGCCCACGGGTCTGAGCACCTCGGCCCTCCTTCAGCATGTCCAGCAATTGAGGGGTGGTGGCATCGAGCAGCCCTCGCTGCTCACCCGCGGCTTCCTGAAACCGCTCCTGGTGGATGAGGATGTCGCCGACGGACTGCGATGCCTCCAGCTGAACTCCGTGTCGAGGG TTTGCAGTGCGCCAGTTGAGGGCGAGGCCTCGCAAAACATTCGATTGCTGCAATGGAACATTCTATCGCAAA CTCTCGGCCAACACAACGATGGATTTGTGCGCTGTCCCGAGGAGGCGCTCACCTGGGAGCACCGCAAGTACCTGATTGTCCAGGAGATCCTGCAGAACCAGCCCGATGTGATTTGTCTGCAA GAAGTAGACCACTTCAAGTTCCTGCAGACCGTGTTGGGTAGCCAGAATTACGAGGGCATCTTCTTCCCGAAGCCCGATTCTCCGTGTCTGTATATCGAGCAGAACAACGGACCCGATGGCTGTGCCATTTTCTACAAGCGGGATAAACTGCAGCTGCAGGGCTACGATACCAGGATCCTGGAAGTGTGGCGGGTGCAGAGCAACCAGGTGGCCATCGCCGCCCGGCTGCGAATGCGATCCAGTGGTCGAGAATTCTGTGTGGCCACCACCCATTTGAAGGCCCGCCACGGCGCCCTCTTGGCCAAGTTGCGTAATGAACAGGGCCGGGATCTCATCCGGTTCGTGAAGCAATTTGCCGGCGAGACGCCGCTCCTCCTGTGCGGCGATTTCAACGCTGAACCAGTGGAACCGATCTACGCCACGATCCTGGGATGCGATCTTCTCCGTTTGGGCAGTGCCTATGCCGATGTGAAGCTGGACCGCGAGAAGATTCTCCAGCCCAGCGAGGATGTGGGCGAGTTCGTGGCGGAATCGATGAAACGGGAGCCACCCTATACCACCTGGAAGATTCGCGAGGAGGGCGAGGAGTGCCACACCATCGACTACGTCTTCTACACCCCCGATCGCCTTaag ATCAAAAACTGTCTAGACTTTCCCGAAGGAGAGCAAATTGGCAAGAACCGCACACCCAGCTACCAATATCCATCGGATCACTTTTCTCTCGTCTGCGATTTCGAGCTGCTACCTTCGATGGAAAACGGAAAGGAAAGCGCCAGCGATGAGGAAAATGGAACGGAGGGCAGCAAACATGGAACCATTCGATAG
- the cu gene encoding nocturnin isoform X4, with the protein MEPAVPIKRANKAPCKNDRKAYLQKVMLTRMGSFNSAPKINNVDSQDDGLELPTGLSTSALLQHVQQLRGGGIEQPSLLTRGFLKPLLVDEDVADGLRCLQLNSVSRVCSAPVEGEASQNIRLLQWNILSQTLGQHNDGFVRCPEEALTWEHRKYLIVQEILQNQPDVICLQEVDHFKFLQTVLGSQNYEGIFFPKPDSPCLYIEQNNGPDGCAIFYKRDKLQLQGYDTRILEVWRVQSNQVAIAARLRMRSSGREFCVATTHLKARHGALLAKLRNEQGRDLIRFVKQFAGETPLLLCGDFNAEPVEPIYATILGCDLLRLGSAYADVKLDREKILQPSEDVGEFVAESMKREPPYTTWKIREEGEECHTIDYVFYTPDRLKIKNCLDFPEGEQIGKNRTPSYQYPSDHFSLVCDFELLPSMENGKESASDEENGTEGSKHGTIR; encoded by the exons ATGGAGCCAGCAGTGCCAATAAAACGAGCCAACAAGGCGCCCTGCAAAAACGATCGAAAGGCCTATCTGCAAAAAGTGATGCTGACCAG AATGGGCTCGTTCAACTCGGCTCCAAAGATCAACAACGTGGACTCCCAGGACGATGGCCTGGAATTGCCCACGGGTCTGAGCACCTCGGCCCTCCTTCAGCATGTCCAGCAATTGAGGGGTGGTGGCATCGAGCAGCCCTCGCTGCTCACCCGCGGCTTCCTGAAACCGCTCCTGGTGGATGAGGATGTCGCCGACGGACTGCGATGCCTCCAGCTGAACTCCGTGTCGAGGG TTTGCAGTGCGCCAGTTGAGGGCGAGGCCTCGCAAAACATTCGATTGCTGCAATGGAACATTCTATCGCAAA CTCTCGGCCAACACAACGATGGATTTGTGCGCTGTCCCGAGGAGGCGCTCACCTGGGAGCACCGCAAGTACCTGATTGTCCAGGAGATCCTGCAGAACCAGCCCGATGTGATTTGTCTGCAA GAAGTAGACCACTTCAAGTTCCTGCAGACCGTGTTGGGTAGCCAGAATTACGAGGGCATCTTCTTCCCGAAGCCCGATTCTCCGTGTCTGTATATCGAGCAGAACAACGGACCCGATGGCTGTGCCATTTTCTACAAGCGGGATAAACTGCAGCTGCAGGGCTACGATACCAGGATCCTGGAAGTGTGGCGGGTGCAGAGCAACCAGGTGGCCATCGCCGCCCGGCTGCGAATGCGATCCAGTGGTCGAGAATTCTGTGTGGCCACCACCCATTTGAAGGCCCGCCACGGCGCCCTCTTGGCCAAGTTGCGTAATGAACAGGGCCGGGATCTCATCCGGTTCGTGAAGCAATTTGCCGGCGAGACGCCGCTCCTCCTGTGCGGCGATTTCAACGCTGAACCAGTGGAACCGATCTACGCCACGATCCTGGGATGCGATCTTCTCCGTTTGGGCAGTGCCTATGCCGATGTGAAGCTGGACCGCGAGAAGATTCTCCAGCCCAGCGAGGATGTGGGCGAGTTCGTGGCGGAATCGATGAAACGGGAGCCACCCTATACCACCTGGAAGATTCGCGAGGAGGGCGAGGAGTGCCACACCATCGACTACGTCTTCTACACCCCCGATCGCCTTaag ATCAAAAACTGTCTAGACTTTCCCGAAGGAGAGCAAATTGGCAAGAACCGCACACCCAGCTACCAATATCCATCGGATCACTTTTCTCTCGTCTGCGATTTCGAGCTGCTACCTTCGATGGAAAACGGAAAGGAAAGCGCCAGCGATGAGGAAAATGGAACGGAGGGCAGCAAACATGGAACCATTCGATAG
- the cu gene encoding nocturnin isoform X7: MGSFNSAPKINNVDSQDDGLELPTGLSTSALLQHVQQLRGGGIEQPSLLTRGFLKPLLVDEDVADGLRCLQLNSVSRVCSAPVEGEASQNIRLLQWNILSQTLGQHNDGFVRCPEEALTWEHRKYLIVQEILQNQPDVICLQEVDHFKFLQTVLGSQNYEGIFFPKPDSPCLYIEQNNGPDGCAIFYKRDKLQLQGYDTRILEVWRVQSNQVAIAARLRMRSSGREFCVATTHLKARHGALLAKLRNEQGRDLIRFVKQFAGETPLLLCGDFNAEPVEPIYATILGCDLLRLGSAYADVKLDREKILQPSEDVGEFVAESMKREPPYTTWKIREEGEECHTIDYVFYTPDRLKIKNCLDFPEGEQIGKNRTPSYQYPSDHFSLVCDFELLPSMENGKESASDEENGTEGSKHGTIR, from the exons ATGGGCTCGTTCAACTCGGCTCCAAAGATCAACAACGTGGACTCCCAGGACGATGGCCTGGAATTGCCCACGGGTCTGAGCACCTCGGCCCTCCTTCAGCATGTCCAGCAATTGAGGGGTGGTGGCATCGAGCAGCCCTCGCTGCTCACCCGCGGCTTCCTGAAACCGCTCCTGGTGGATGAGGATGTCGCCGACGGACTGCGATGCCTCCAGCTGAACTCCGTGTCGAGGG TTTGCAGTGCGCCAGTTGAGGGCGAGGCCTCGCAAAACATTCGATTGCTGCAATGGAACATTCTATCGCAAA CTCTCGGCCAACACAACGATGGATTTGTGCGCTGTCCCGAGGAGGCGCTCACCTGGGAGCACCGCAAGTACCTGATTGTCCAGGAGATCCTGCAGAACCAGCCCGATGTGATTTGTCTGCAA GAAGTAGACCACTTCAAGTTCCTGCAGACCGTGTTGGGTAGCCAGAATTACGAGGGCATCTTCTTCCCGAAGCCCGATTCTCCGTGTCTGTATATCGAGCAGAACAACGGACCCGATGGCTGTGCCATTTTCTACAAGCGGGATAAACTGCAGCTGCAGGGCTACGATACCAGGATCCTGGAAGTGTGGCGGGTGCAGAGCAACCAGGTGGCCATCGCCGCCCGGCTGCGAATGCGATCCAGTGGTCGAGAATTCTGTGTGGCCACCACCCATTTGAAGGCCCGCCACGGCGCCCTCTTGGCCAAGTTGCGTAATGAACAGGGCCGGGATCTCATCCGGTTCGTGAAGCAATTTGCCGGCGAGACGCCGCTCCTCCTGTGCGGCGATTTCAACGCTGAACCAGTGGAACCGATCTACGCCACGATCCTGGGATGCGATCTTCTCCGTTTGGGCAGTGCCTATGCCGATGTGAAGCTGGACCGCGAGAAGATTCTCCAGCCCAGCGAGGATGTGGGCGAGTTCGTGGCGGAATCGATGAAACGGGAGCCACCCTATACCACCTGGAAGATTCGCGAGGAGGGCGAGGAGTGCCACACCATCGACTACGTCTTCTACACCCCCGATCGCCTTaag ATCAAAAACTGTCTAGACTTTCCCGAAGGAGAGCAAATTGGCAAGAACCGCACACCCAGCTACCAATATCCATCGGATCACTTTTCTCTCGTCTGCGATTTCGAGCTGCTACCTTCGATGGAAAACGGAAAGGAAAGCGCCAGCGATGAGGAAAATGGAACGGAGGGCAGCAAACATGGAACCATTCGATAG